Genomic segment of Ktedonobacteraceae bacterium:
AATTAGAAGCTGTGACGGTAACTCGCTATGGCAAGCCTGTCATGGCAATTCTCCCATTCAAAACGTACAAGTCGTTACTTGAAACAATTGATTCGTTGATTGAGACCCTCGAAATCTTGCAGGACGAAGAACTAATGGCGGCATTTCGCGAAAGTGTCAGGGCGCTGCAAGGGGGAGAGACCGTGGATTGGGAAGATGCTAAGCGGGAGTTAGGATTATCGTGAAATGGCGCATTAAATTGACACAACCTGCTCTAAGGCAGCTAGAAGCGATCAAAGATATACGTGTGAGAG
This window contains:
- a CDS encoding type II toxin-antitoxin system Phd/YefM family antitoxin encodes the protein MKEQTLSISEAQKELTRIPDQFEEELEAVTVTRYGKPVMAILPFKTYKSLLETIDSLIETLEILQDEELMAAFRESVRALQGGETVDWEDAKRELGLS